Part of the Candidatus Omnitrophota bacterium genome, GTTTCTTAGCGGATAAAGTACTCGGTAAATAAATATGTCATTTAATGAAATAAAAGGCCAAAGTAGGGCAATTTCGGTATTATTAAAGCATCTTGAAAGCGGGCGTATCAGCGGCGGGTATATTTTTAGCGGTCCGGAGGGGGTAGGTAAGAAGGCAGTAGCCTTAGCTTTAGCCAAAGCTTTAAATTGCCAACAGAATAAATCCGGATGCAGCCAGTGCGTATCATGTTTAAAGATAAAAAACAGCCAGCATCCGGATGTGCATGTTATATCTTCTGCCGATTCAGGATTAATAAAGATCGAGGATATACGCTCTTTGCGTAATGATATTTACCTTAAGCCTTATGAGGCAAAGAAAAAAATATTTATTATCGATGATGCCCATAATCTTACTGCCGAGGCGGAAAATGCTTTATTAAAAGTCCTGGAGGAGCCGCCGCCTAACAGTTTGATAATATTAATAACTTCAAAACCCGGGATGCTATTTAAGACAGTTATATCAAGGTGCAAGACTATCAGGTTCTCTCCGATGGATAACGAGGTAATAACTGAAATACTCAGGAAGGAGCATGGCGTAGAAGAGGAAGCTGCACGTTCTATAGCTGTTCTAAGCAGCGGCAGGCTGGGATACGCTTTAGCTATCAAAGATTCTCCTATCTTAAGCCAGCGGAAGCATATTATCGATATGTTTGTCGGTAAGAAAGAGTTTGATATGGATTTCTTGCCTTTAGAAAGCAAAGAGGAGATGAAACTCATGTTATCAATGCTGCTTTCCTTGTTTAGAGATATTTATTTAATAAAGTCTGATATAACTGCCGGTTTATTAAATGCCGGAATGTCTGCTGAATTAAGAGGTCTGGCAGGGCAATACGAACTTACGGAGCTGGATCAGATTATAAGCGATTTTGCCGATTCTTTTTTATTTATAGAACAG contains:
- the holB gene encoding DNA polymerase III subunit delta' is translated as MSFNEIKGQSRAISVLLKHLESGRISGGYIFSGPEGVGKKAVALALAKALNCQQNKSGCSQCVSCLKIKNSQHPDVHVISSADSGLIKIEDIRSLRNDIYLKPYEAKKKIFIIDDAHNLTAEAENALLKVLEEPPPNSLIILITSKPGMLFKTVISRCKTIRFSPMDNEVITEILRKEHGVEEEAARSIAVLSSGRLGYALAIKDSPILSQRKHIIDMFVGKKEFDMDFLPLESKEEMKLMLSMLLSLFRDIYLIKSDITAGLLNAGMSAELRGLAGQYELTELDQIISDFADSFLFIEQNINRRIIISNLRLAICKKTYS